In Gimesia benthica, a single window of DNA contains:
- a CDS encoding carbonic anhydrase family protein — MLRMSLNPLLTCCLLTVLLTSCAKEEPAANQASENGAETIGDVKPLVNRVLTQEEQAQLTPEQVLTMLKEGNQRFVAGTLTARDHSKLVREAALGQYPKAVILSCLDSRIPVEDVFDRGIGDIFVARVAGNFENTDILGSMEFACKVSGSKLVFVLGHESCGAIRGAIDGVELGNITAMLANIKPAVEHFKDYEGEQTGQNPEFVKMVTKQNVLATIDRIRTNSPILKEMELQGDIKIVGGIYNMDTGTVTMLEE; from the coding sequence ATGCTCAGAATGAGTCTGAACCCGCTGCTGACCTGCTGCCTGCTGACAGTTTTGCTCACGTCTTGCGCAAAGGAAGAGCCTGCTGCCAACCAGGCATCAGAAAATGGTGCCGAAACCATCGGCGATGTGAAACCGCTGGTGAACCGGGTGCTGACTCAGGAAGAACAGGCGCAACTGACGCCGGAGCAGGTACTCACAATGCTCAAAGAGGGAAATCAGCGCTTCGTGGCAGGGACGCTCACCGCCCGCGATCATTCCAAACTGGTTCGAGAGGCGGCTCTGGGGCAGTATCCCAAAGCGGTGATTCTTTCCTGTCTTGATTCGCGAATTCCTGTGGAAGACGTTTTCGATCGGGGCATCGGCGATATTTTCGTGGCGCGTGTGGCGGGGAACTTCGAAAATACCGACATCCTGGGCAGTATGGAGTTTGCCTGTAAGGTCTCGGGTTCCAAGCTCGTCTTTGTTTTGGGACACGAGAGTTGTGGCGCGATCCGCGGGGCGATTGACGGCGTCGAACTGGGCAATATCACCGCGATGCTGGCCAACATCAAGCCAGCCGTCGAGCACTTCAAAGATTACGAGGGAGAGCAAACGGGGCAGAACCCTGAGTTCGTCAAGATGGTCACCAAACAGAATGTGCTGGCAACCATCGATCGCATTCGGACCAACAGCCCGATTCTTAAAGAAATGGAACTGCAGGGGGACATCAAAATCGTCGGCGGAATCTATAACATGGATACCGGCACTGTCACCATGCTGGAAGAGTAG
- a CDS encoding DUF2200 domain-containing protein, translating to MTSANDHHERVAKLTFAAVYPHYVTKVEKKGRTREELHQVISWLTGFNEKALQKQIKDQITFKEFFQRAKLNPNAHLITGVICGYRVEEIENPLTRQVRYLDKLVDELAKGKKMEKILRSE from the coding sequence GTGACCAGTGCCAACGATCATCACGAACGCGTTGCCAAACTGACGTTTGCTGCCGTGTATCCACACTACGTAACCAAGGTGGAAAAGAAAGGTCGGACCAGGGAAGAATTACATCAGGTGATCAGCTGGCTGACGGGCTTTAACGAGAAGGCACTGCAGAAACAGATCAAAGACCAGATCACGTTCAAAGAATTCTTTCAACGCGCAAAGTTAAACCCCAACGCACATCTTATCACAGGCGTGATTTGCGGCTATCGGGTGGAAGAGATTGAAAACCCGTTAACGCGGCAGGTCAGGTACCTGGATAAGCTGGTCGATGAACTGGCCAAAGGGAAGAAGATGGAAAAAATCCTGCGATCAGAATGA